In Syngnathus typhle isolate RoL2023-S1 ecotype Sweden linkage group LG14, RoL_Styp_1.0, whole genome shotgun sequence, one genomic interval encodes:
- the LOC133167242 gene encoding uncharacterized protein LOC133167242 — MAPVVTLGGRMVLDVEGEGERADQSIVQLIEQAVNKERRRAREGDIAHVVTSTPGPSPHSSNVTKGESWQRLSAENEELKKKVDQADEQRRLETQMLKWVTEKVRREDAKGERRQKELPQCDSSEGEGEDDVVMQQRKMLQYANQDSRKRYRQGEKETRKGYNLRSGQGQMTQTEGQKNELMCPLVTTPGGQHYEPMVLRDVTAMMEKMPPLHRGGRHPALSPEAEVLFRTALVDGLPPDVKKQLMSDPDILDAHKVDRKEPPAQPEAHHPNPRRRCNRQQQLHLVDGPGNSHKHTEGCPGSQRSSGPAEPMLQVTVEGKPVQMLVDTGATYSSINTALPVSSLSKKTTTLVGFSGQPRTLPFTKPLETVVTQTGCRLWHKYIHSTDTPINLMGRDLLSAVEAKILCGPEGVIIQFPNGVSIPCSQQLQQHGQWLMAPLQAEAETATIYWARLEPETPAGGGVFSTYLLWKPWICSLAPCHPPVDPLHCTLYYDRKSDVYRDLFEEIEGHMWDLTSSCILIGKEGVAAATELTPEQMQWFKMTEKGVPHISLALAPGHKARQLGSMVKHLLLQTDWRKTHIPNLYWSESQKAYQIKQPMVDSGMLEMMLVSRTHGRELTDHEDAEVMLATLPDTLWSQGPFDVGFCHSMAPIDLQMDETQPIKRPQYRWPSEANQGMEDTLCGLWDAGVLEVSCSEWNTPLRPVQKADGKTWRMAHDLRAVNDVTITPVLPVPDPHRILASLNPAYQWFTVIDLANASFCLPLSPSVRHVFAFTYKGMKLQYTRMPQGFKNSPGLFNQVLKELLEPCQMPDGTLLLQYVDDLLIAAKDEQACLAGTKKVLLWLGEKGFKVSRKKLQCCRQQVTFLGRVLTPSGLAMSPEHRNSILRHPRPATVQETLSFLGLCGYSRHYIPCFADKTGVLRTLIREQGARNLKACLVWTPEAAEVFVSLVQELASAAALATPDYTLPFYLDVSISGKVVNGALYQKIQHGRAVLMYCSVPLDNIEQRQPDCSRYAAGLAKVLLKTAHTVMGHPVYVLTDHAVSSFVASTAFTLTPLRQTRLLKILTAPNVNYVHSGVNMADQLLVGPHECASKIQTVTKVRPDLYSTPLGRGRVVFTDGCCWRDRMGSLHAAAVEWRDGSFQPLIVMKLSTHPSAQAAEVFALVLALRQCKGEAVTIYSDSAYAVSAALIDLVGWLQNGFTTARGSEIAHKDLMLQLFEALKCPSEVAIVKVPGHSKADTLVARGNRAADELAKQTAGYGGAEDMMVSRGPLIVDGEHPDSCLPLSLSHADLCAAQGATSPEQKSVWLAAKAVKRSDGLWVGPKGQPALPEGRLMSEILTQAHTPSHVGPHAMMIHLRSWWHPKLSDVVWKFVADCGSCQTFNARPTLKPKPGLFQPAPWPGAEVIIDFTALIRSDNGTHFNNKALAKVESILGLKHRFGCVYHPQSQGRVERLNRTLKEKLAKFMAQTTMNWLQALPLALLSVRQSVNRSTGFAPFELMTGRLMPGPATTLVPPEDVPVPNLSHTAYWSYLSALVSSVSAQLGEKSAAAAAEEGVSVEKQLTPYVYVRVISRKWTDPRWKGPFRVLARTSHAAQLDFKGRRWYHYSQFRPAPEFVPSG, encoded by the exons ATGGCTCCGGTGGTGACGTTGGGTGGCCGGATGGTATTGGATGTTGAGGGCGAAGGCGAAAGGGCAGATCAGAGCATTGTGCAGCTGATCGAACAAGCAGTAAATAAAGAGAGGCGCCGGGCCCGGGAGGGAGATATAGCCCACGTGGTCACATCCACCCCCGGCCCGAGCCCCCACTCCTCCAACGTGACGAAAGGAGAGAGTTGGCAGAGACTTAGTGCTGAAAATGAGGAGCTAAAGAAAAAAGTTGATCAAGCTGATGAGCAGCGTAGACTGGAAACGCAGATGTTGAAATGGGTAACAGAGAAAGTGAGACGAGAAGACGCAAAGGGCGAGCGGAGACAGAAAGAGCTTCCACAGTGTGATAGCAGCGAGGGGGAGGGAGAAGACGACGTTGTAATGCAACAGAGGAAAATGTTACAGTACGCGAATCAGGATAGTAGAAAGAGGTacaggcagggagagaaagagacgcGGAAAGGATACAATTTGCGGAGTGGTCAGGGACAGATGACGCAGACCGAGGGgcagaaaaatgaattaatgtgTCCGCTGGTGACCACACCAGGCGGCCAGCACTACGAGCCTATGGTGCTCCGCGATGTGACTgcgatgatggaaaaaatgcCCCCACTTCACAGAGGAG GTCGCCATCCAGCTCTCTCGCCCGAGGCAGAGGTGCTCTTCCGGACGGCGCTAGTGGATGGACTTCCGCCAGACGTGAAGAAGCAGCTGATGTCAGACCCTGACATTCTG GATGCCCACAAAGTCGACCGCAAGGAGCCGCCCGCCCAGCCAGAGGCCCACCACCCCAACCCGAGGCGCCGATGCAACAGGCAGCAACAGCTCCATCTGGTGGACGGCCCTGGCAACAGCCACAAACACACGGAG GGCTGCCCGGGAAGCCAGAGAAGCAGTGGCCCGGCGGAGCCAATGCTTCAGGTGACAGTGGAGGGAAAACCTGTGCAGATGCTGGTGGACACTGGAGCaacttattcatcaataaacactgccctacctgtatcctcactgtccaagaaaacaacaactttagtcGGCTTTTCGGGACAACCACGGACTCTGCCTTTTACCAAACCACTTGAGACGGTGGTCACCCAGACAGGGTGTAGACTGTGGCACAAATATATCCATTCTACAGACACTCCGATCAACTTGATGGGGAGGGATTTGCTGTCAGCCGTTGAAGCTAAAATCCTGTGTGGGCCAGAGGGTgtgattattcaatttccaAATGGTGTCAGCATTCCGTGCTCacagcagctacaacaacatggccagtggctgatggcgcccctacaggcagaagcagaaactgcaaCCATCTACTGGGCCAGGCTGGAGCCTGAGACCCCTGCTGGTGGCGGCGTGTTCTCGACCTACCTACTGTGGAAGCCCTGGATCTGCTCACTGGCGCCGTGCCACCCACCTGTTGATCCTTTGCATTGCACTCTATACTATGACCGAAAAAGTGATGTTTATcgggatttgtttgaagaaattgaagggcacatgtgggatttaacttcatcatgcattttgattggtaaAGAGGGAGTTGCGGCAGCTACTGAATTAACACCTGAACAAATGCAGTggttcaaaatgacagaaaaaggggTACCACACATTTCGCTAGCTCTTGCCCCAGGTCATAAAGCCAGACAATTGGGCTCAATggtcaaacatttgttgctgcaaaCCGACTGGCGGAAAACACACATCCCTAATTTGTACTGGTCAGAGTCTCAGAAAGCTTACCAAATTAAACAACCCATGGTAGACTCAGGGATGCTGGAGATGATGTTAGTATCTCGCACACATGGCAGGGAATTAACTGATCATGAGGACGCGGAAGTAATGCTCGCGACCTTGCCCGACACCTTGTGGTCCCAAGGTCCATTTGATGTCGGGTTTTGTCACTCTATGGCCCCTATTGATCTCCAAATGGATGAGACGCAGCCTATCAAACGACCTCAATATCGTTGGCCGAGTGAGGCGAACCAAGGCATGGAAGACACTCTGTGCGGCCTCTGGGACGCAGGGGTGTTGGAAGTGTCATGCTCCGAATGGAACACCCCGTTAAGGCCAGTCCAAAAAGCAGATGGGAAAACATGGCGCATGGCACATGATTTGAGAGCAGTAAATGATGTCACTATAACTCCTGTTCTTCCCGTGCCAGACCCACACCGAATTCTTGCATCATTGAACCCTGCCTATCAGTGGTTCACCGTGATTGATTTGGCTAATGCCTCCTTCTGCCTCCCGCTTTCCCCCTCAGTGCGGCACGTGTTCGCATTCACttacaaagggatgaaattacaatacactcgcatgccgcagggattcaaaaattcgccaggattgttcaatcaggtcctcaaagaactcctcgaaccatgccaaatgccggatggcacattgttgttgcaatatgttgatgatttgttgattgcagcaaaagacgagcaggcgtgtcttgcagggacaaagaaagtgttgttgtggttaggGGAGAAAGGGTTCAAGGTGTCAAGAAAGAAACTGCAATGCTGTCGCCAACAGGTCACTTTTCTGGGACGTGTGCTGACCCCTAGTGGCCTCGCCATGTCGCCTGAACATAGAAACTCCATCCTCCGGCACCCACGGCCCGCCACCGTCCAGGAGACGCTATCATTCCTGGGGTTGTGCGGCTACAGCAGACATTACATACCCTGTTTTGCCGACAAAACTGGTGTCCTCCGAACCCTGATCCGCGAACAGGGGGCCAGGAATCTCAAGGCTTGCCTGGTCTGGACACCGGAAGCTGCCGAGGTCTTTGTGTCACTGGTGCAGGAGCTGGCCTCTGCTGCGGCCTTGGCCACTCCTGACTACACTCTGCCCTTCTATCTGGATGTCTCTATTTCAGGGAAAGTTGTGAATGGAGCTCTGTACCAGAAAATTCAGCATGGACGTGCAGTGTTGATGTATTGCAGCGTCCCCTTGGACAACATTGAGCAACGACAACCCGATTGTTCCAGGTATGCGGCTGGCCTGGCGAAGGTCTTACTCAAAACAGCCCACACGGTCATGGGGCATCCGGTCTATGTGTTAACTGATCATGCAGTCTCCTCATTTGTCGCATCGACGGCGTTCACGTTGACTCCGCTGCGACAAACACGgttgttgaaaatattgactGCCCCAAATGTCAACTATGTCCATTCCGGAGTGAACATGGCCGATCAACTGTTGGTGGGACCCCATGAGTGTGCATCAAAGATCCAGACGGTGACGAAAGTCCGACCTGACCTCTATTCCACTCCGCTCGGGCGCGGTCGGGTGGTGTTTACAGATGGCTGTTGTTGGAGAGACAGGATGGGCTCCCTCCATGCGGCTGCAGTCGAGTGGAGGGATGGGTCCTTCCAGCCTCTTATAGTGATGAAGCTCAGCACCCACCCATCGGCCCAGGCGGCAGAAGTCTTTGCTCTGGTGTTAGCTTTACGACAATGCAAGGGGGAAGCCGTGACCATCTATTCTGACTCCGCTTATGCGGTGTCAGCGGCTTTGATCGATCTGGTAGGGTGGCTACAGAATGGGTTCACGACGGCCAGAGGCTCGGAGATTGCGCACAAGGATTTGATGTTACAGTTGTTTGAGGCGTTGAAGTGCCCGAGCGAGGTGGCCATTGTCAAAGTGCCTGGTCACTCCAAAGCTGACACTTTAGTGGCTAGGGGGAATCGAGCGGCTGATGAATTGGCCAAGCAGACGGCCGGGTACGGCGGGGCAGAGGACATGATGGTGTCCCGCGGTCCACTAATTGTGGACGGGGAACACCCCGACTCCTGTTTGCCTCTGTCACTCTCGCATGCCGATCTGTGTGCCGCCCAGGGTGCCACGTCCCCGGAACAAAAATCGGTCTGGCTGGCAGCAAAGGCTGTCAAACGATCAGATGGCTTGTGGGTAGGACCCAAAGGACAGCCAGCTCTTCCGGAGGGAAGGCTGATGTCGGAGATCCTGACACAGGCTCACACACCTTCCCATGTGGGTCCCCATGCCATGATGATTCATCTTCGAAGTTGGTGGCATCCCAAACTCTCAGATGTGGTCTGGAAATTCGTTGCAGATTGTGGGTCTTGCCAGACGTTCAATGCACGCCCTACGTTGAAGCCTAAACCCGGCCTGTTTCAACCAGCCCCGTGGCCGGGGGCGGAGGTGATCATTGATTTCACGGCCTTGATCCGTTCTGACAATGGTacacactttaacaacaaagccTTGGCCAAGGTGGAATCAATTTTGGGATTGAAGCATCGCTTCGGGTGTGTTTACCATCCTCAGTCACAAGGCCGCGTTGAACGACTTAACCGAACGCTAAAAGAGAAATTGGCCAAATTTATGGCTCAGACGACGATGAATTGGCTACAAGCACTTCCGCTTGCTTTGCTGTCTGTGAGACAATCCGTTAACAGGAGCACTGGATTCGCACCGTTTGAGTTGATGACGGGCCGTCTAATGCCGGGACCAGCGACGACGCTCGTCCCACCAGAGGATGTTCCGGTACCTAATTTGTCACACACAGCGTACTGGTCCTATTTGTCTGCTTTGGTGTCCAGTGTTTCTGCACAGCTTGGAGAGAAATCCGCTGCGGCTGCGGCAGAGGAAGGTGTGTCGGTGGAGAAACAGCTCACGCCGTACGTGTACGTCCGAGTCATCTCCAGGAAGTGGACGGACCCCCGGTGGAAAGGCCCCTTTCGTGTCTTGGCCAGGACGTCTCACGCGGCCCAACTCGACTTCAAAGGACGCCGGTGGTATCACTACTCACAATTCCGTCCGGCCCCAGAGTTTGTTCCGTCAGGATGA
- the LOC133167068 gene encoding ELAV-like protein 1 isoform X2 — protein MALRRGHVRYLKVCEVQASQKDIRDAEGAGGAKEMYDNGYGEHAAEDDNARTNLIVNYLPQSMNQEELRNLFSNVGEVESAKLIRDKVAGNSLGYGFVNFVNASDAERAISSLNGLRLQSKTIKVSYARPSSDTIKDANLYISGLPRTISQQDLEDMFSRYGHIINSRVLVDQASGKHTRMPGSSHIQLTHALGHLGLSRGVAFIRFDKRAEAEEAIKELNGHTPPGGSEPITVKFAANPNQARNSQLVSQMYHGQSRRFAGPVHHQTQRFRFSPMSVEHMGAGGGASGTPSGWCIFIYNLGQEADEAMLWQLFGPFGAVSNVKVIRDFSSNKCKGFGFVTMNNYEEAAMAIHNLNGYRLGDKVLQVSFKTSKGHK, from the exons ATGGCGCTGAGACGAGGACACGTGAGGTACCTGAAG GTGTGCGAGGTGCAGGCGTCCCAGAAGGATATCAGAGACGCTGAAGGAGCCGGCGGAGCAAAG GAGATGTACGACAACGGCTACGGCGAGCACGCTGCCGAGGACGACAACGCCAGAACCAACCTGATCGTCAACTACCTGCCGCAAAGTATGAACCAGGAGGAACTGCGCAACCTGTTCAGCAATGTCGGGGAGGTGGAGTCGGCCAAGCTGATTCGGGACAAAGTCGCAG GAAACAGTTTAGGTTACGGCTTTgttaactttgttaacgctagtGATGCCGAGAGGGCAATCAGTTCCCTCAACGGCCTGAGGCTTCAGTCTAAAACCATCAAG GTGTCGTACGCGCGTCCCAGCTCAGACACCATCAAAGATGCCAATCTGTACATTAGCGGCCTGCCGCGCACCATCAGCCAGCAGGACCTGGAAGACATGTTTTCTCGCTACGGGCACATCATCAATTCCCGTGTGCTGGTGGACCAGGCATCAGGTAAGCACACACGCATGCCAGGCAGCAGTCACATCCAGCTCACACATGCGCTCGGCCATTTAGGTCTGTCGAGGGGCGTGGCCTTCATCCGATTCGACAAGAGGGCTGAGGCGGAAGAGGCCATCAAGGAGCTCAACGGGCACACACCGCCCGGCGGTTCCGAGCCCATCACGGTCAAGTTTGCTGCTAATCCCAACCAGGCCAGGAACTCTCAGCTTGTGTCACAAATGTACCATGGCCAGTCGCGACGCTTCGCTGGACCTGTGCACCACCAGACACAGAGGTTCAG GTTCTCTCCAATGAGCGTGGAGCACATGGGCGCAGGAGGAGGGGCTTCGGGAACTCCGTCAGGATGGTGCATCTTCATCTACAACCTGGGCCAGGAAGCGGACGAGGCCATGCTGTGGCAGCTCTTCGGACCTTTTGGCGCCGTCAGCAATGTCAAGGTCATCCGCGACTTCAGCAGCAACAAATGCAAAGGCTTTGGCTTTGTCACCATGAACAACTACGAGGAGGCGGCCATGGCCATACACAACCTCAATGGCTACAGGCTGGGGGACAAAGTCCTCCAGGTGTCCTTCAAGACCAGCAAAGGACACAAGTAG
- the LOC133167068 gene encoding ELAV-like protein 1 isoform X3: MALRRGHVRYLKVCEVQASQKDIRDAEGAGGAKEMYDNGYGEHAAEDDNARTNLIVNYLPQSMNQEELRNLFSNVGEVESAKLIRDKVAGNSLGYGFVNFVNASDAERAISSLNGLRLQSKTIKVSYARPSSDTIKDANLYISGLPRTISQQDLEDMFSRYGHIINSRVLVDQASGLSRGVAFIRFDKRAEAEEAIKELNGHTPPGGSEPITVKFAANPNQARNSQLVSQMYHGQSRRFAGPVHHQTQRFRFSPMSVEHMGAGGGASGTPSGWCIFIYNLGQEADEAMLWQLFGPFGAVSNVKVIRDFSSNKCKGFGFVTMNNYEEAAMAIHNLNGYRLGDKVLQVSFKTSKGHK, translated from the exons ATGGCGCTGAGACGAGGACACGTGAGGTACCTGAAG GTGTGCGAGGTGCAGGCGTCCCAGAAGGATATCAGAGACGCTGAAGGAGCCGGCGGAGCAAAG GAGATGTACGACAACGGCTACGGCGAGCACGCTGCCGAGGACGACAACGCCAGAACCAACCTGATCGTCAACTACCTGCCGCAAAGTATGAACCAGGAGGAACTGCGCAACCTGTTCAGCAATGTCGGGGAGGTGGAGTCGGCCAAGCTGATTCGGGACAAAGTCGCAG GAAACAGTTTAGGTTACGGCTTTgttaactttgttaacgctagtGATGCCGAGAGGGCAATCAGTTCCCTCAACGGCCTGAGGCTTCAGTCTAAAACCATCAAG GTGTCGTACGCGCGTCCCAGCTCAGACACCATCAAAGATGCCAATCTGTACATTAGCGGCCTGCCGCGCACCATCAGCCAGCAGGACCTGGAAGACATGTTTTCTCGCTACGGGCACATCATCAATTCCCGTGTGCTGGTGGACCAGGCATCAG GTCTGTCGAGGGGCGTGGCCTTCATCCGATTCGACAAGAGGGCTGAGGCGGAAGAGGCCATCAAGGAGCTCAACGGGCACACACCGCCCGGCGGTTCCGAGCCCATCACGGTCAAGTTTGCTGCTAATCCCAACCAGGCCAGGAACTCTCAGCTTGTGTCACAAATGTACCATGGCCAGTCGCGACGCTTCGCTGGACCTGTGCACCACCAGACACAGAGGTTCAG GTTCTCTCCAATGAGCGTGGAGCACATGGGCGCAGGAGGAGGGGCTTCGGGAACTCCGTCAGGATGGTGCATCTTCATCTACAACCTGGGCCAGGAAGCGGACGAGGCCATGCTGTGGCAGCTCTTCGGACCTTTTGGCGCCGTCAGCAATGTCAAGGTCATCCGCGACTTCAGCAGCAACAAATGCAAAGGCTTTGGCTTTGTCACCATGAACAACTACGAGGAGGCGGCCATGGCCATACACAACCTCAATGGCTACAGGCTGGGGGACAAAGTCCTCCAGGTGTCCTTCAAGACCAGCAAAGGACACAAGTAG
- the LOC133167068 gene encoding ELAV-like protein 1 isoform X1, whose product MALRRGHVRYLKVCEVQASQKDIRDAEGAGGAKVILHSRARRPANVHVLDNVMTLCPQEMYDNGYGEHAAEDDNARTNLIVNYLPQSMNQEELRNLFSNVGEVESAKLIRDKVAGNSLGYGFVNFVNASDAERAISSLNGLRLQSKTIKVSYARPSSDTIKDANLYISGLPRTISQQDLEDMFSRYGHIINSRVLVDQASGLSRGVAFIRFDKRAEAEEAIKELNGHTPPGGSEPITVKFAANPNQARNSQLVSQMYHGQSRRFAGPVHHQTQRFRFSPMSVEHMGAGGGASGTPSGWCIFIYNLGQEADEAMLWQLFGPFGAVSNVKVIRDFSSNKCKGFGFVTMNNYEEAAMAIHNLNGYRLGDKVLQVSFKTSKGHK is encoded by the exons ATGGCGCTGAGACGAGGACACGTGAGGTACCTGAAG GTGTGCGAGGTGCAGGCGTCCCAGAAGGATATCAGAGACGCTGAAGGAGCCGGCGGAGCAAAGGTGATTTTGCACAGCAGGGCGCGACGGCCCGCGAATGTCCATGTGCTTGATAATGTCATGACGCTGTGTCCGCAGGAGATGTACGACAACGGCTACGGCGAGCACGCTGCCGAGGACGACAACGCCAGAACCAACCTGATCGTCAACTACCTGCCGCAAAGTATGAACCAGGAGGAACTGCGCAACCTGTTCAGCAATGTCGGGGAGGTGGAGTCGGCCAAGCTGATTCGGGACAAAGTCGCAG GAAACAGTTTAGGTTACGGCTTTgttaactttgttaacgctagtGATGCCGAGAGGGCAATCAGTTCCCTCAACGGCCTGAGGCTTCAGTCTAAAACCATCAAG GTGTCGTACGCGCGTCCCAGCTCAGACACCATCAAAGATGCCAATCTGTACATTAGCGGCCTGCCGCGCACCATCAGCCAGCAGGACCTGGAAGACATGTTTTCTCGCTACGGGCACATCATCAATTCCCGTGTGCTGGTGGACCAGGCATCAG GTCTGTCGAGGGGCGTGGCCTTCATCCGATTCGACAAGAGGGCTGAGGCGGAAGAGGCCATCAAGGAGCTCAACGGGCACACACCGCCCGGCGGTTCCGAGCCCATCACGGTCAAGTTTGCTGCTAATCCCAACCAGGCCAGGAACTCTCAGCTTGTGTCACAAATGTACCATGGCCAGTCGCGACGCTTCGCTGGACCTGTGCACCACCAGACACAGAGGTTCAG GTTCTCTCCAATGAGCGTGGAGCACATGGGCGCAGGAGGAGGGGCTTCGGGAACTCCGTCAGGATGGTGCATCTTCATCTACAACCTGGGCCAGGAAGCGGACGAGGCCATGCTGTGGCAGCTCTTCGGACCTTTTGGCGCCGTCAGCAATGTCAAGGTCATCCGCGACTTCAGCAGCAACAAATGCAAAGGCTTTGGCTTTGTCACCATGAACAACTACGAGGAGGCGGCCATGGCCATACACAACCTCAATGGCTACAGGCTGGGGGACAAAGTCCTCCAGGTGTCCTTCAAGACCAGCAAAGGACACAAGTAG